TCATCCATTTCATGTAAAAATGTACCCATCAATCATACCAATGCTTCACCTCCCAAAGGGGTTGAAGAACGATTTTAAAGTGTGGATGGTCATCCCATTCCAGTGATTCCCACCATTTTTTGCTTGACATGATCTTAAGAGAAGGTGGAGCATATGCATATGGCTGCCCATTGCCAACAAGGGGAACAAATGGAGGGATTCTCTTTATCTTAGGACAATTATTAATGTTGATACGTTGAAGACAATCACAAATCATCACTCCACTTTTGCTACAGATGCTCTTCAATTTTGGTAATTTCATCAGTCTCAACACTCTCAGTTTGGGAAGATGGAACTTGATTGACGCATCACTTCTTTTGTCTTCATCTTCTGATGTTGGCGCCGCTAATATTTCTACTAGCTCATCACAAGATTTCACTTGAATTACTTCTAGGTTCCAGAGGTTGGGAAGCAACCAATGTGGAAGCAATGTCTTCATACTCGAGCAGTTGTGAATATAAATTTGTTTAAGATGGGAAAAAATGGCAGACAGAGTTAATATCGTTGTTGTTACTGAACCAAATTCTTCAACTTTGATAAGTTCACTCAATTTTGGCAATCGGGAAAGAGACAACAGCTCGAGGCTTTGGAATGGATGAGTGTAAGAAGAGGAAAAAGAGGACAAGGAGACAACACACTCTATCCCTTGGCAATCCATAATTATAGAAGCCCTCAAGTCCATCAAATTTTTGAAGGAAGAAATATCTTCACTTAAGCTTCTCAAATTGTGGCAGTTGCAAATGTGCAACTCTTGAATATCAGCTGGTAGCATAATTAACTCATCTCCACAATACTCGAGTTCATTGATTGATATGATTTTATCTCCTTCATACATGCAAGGAGATGAGCCCACTTGTAATAGGTACTTGACGAGGCTTTTCTTGCATTGTTGCATTGAGAACACAAACTTATTCAATTCATGCAGGTCTTCGAAACGCCCATAAAAGAATTCCAACTTTTCCAACGGCATTACCTCCTCTGCCTTTAGGCTTATTTTCTTACCTCTGTATAATTTAAAGTGCTCAAGGCAAAAGAGTTTTGGTAAAAGTCCAGTGGGTACATCTTTTAAAGTCCTCACGTTAAGATCAAGATACCTTAGATTTATCAACATATCCATGCCTTCAGGTACTTCTTCAATTATTGTATAGCTAAGATCCAACTTCTTCAATCCTTGAAGCTTCGAAAGAGAAGGCAATTGACTTAATTCTTCACAACCACAAAGCAACAATGCTGTGAGATTCTTTAATTCAGAGATTGAATTTGGTAAACACTTGATCTTCGTGGAGGACAAATTAAGAACGCTCAGACAAGGCATGTTTGCAAAAAAAGAATCTGAAATCTTCTTTACAGGGTTGTCCTGCAGTAACAAAGTTGTGAGCCGTTGGCATTTTAGAGGAACTATATCTATGGAAATCTCCGATATGGAGTTATCCATAAGCGACACTTTCTCAATATCCACCGTCCATTCCTCCTCCTCCGGTAACTTCTTTAATTGGAAACCTGCTTGTATCATATATCGAGGATTCATACTTGTGATGGATAATGCCATGTCTCTTACTGCATCATGCATCTTCACTTTGTGATCTGAATAGCTAACATTTTCCAACAAGCTGTTATCCTCCAACTTCTTCAAAATAGCATGGCCCTTATCTTTCATCTCTTGTCTTGTATCCATTTCATCTATGAAGCCTTCATCAATCCAACTTTCGATTAGCTCATCCTTCCAAATTGAATAATCTTCAGGATATAATGCACAATGTAAGAAACAATGCTTCATTTTCTCGTCTTTTAAGTGATTGAAACTAAATTTCAAACGCTCGGTCACTTCAGCTTCCACTCCTTCCACTTTCCCTATTCTCTCTTTCAAATCCTTGAGTGCATTTTTCCATATACGAGGGTCATCTTCTCCTTTCAAGGTACCAGCTATGACGACAATTGTAAGAGGCAGACCTGCACATTCCTTGACAACAAGCCTCAAAGTTGGCATTAAAGTTGGACTTTGCAATATGTTCGGTCCAACTTTATTCAAGAATAGTGTCAATGCCTCTTCTTTTGAAAGGGGCTTCACTTTTATCACCTTACATTCCATATATTTACAAACTTGCTCCACACGTGTTGTCAGCACCAACTTGCATCCATTGCTGCTACTCGGCTCAGGGATCCCAACTTCCTCTAGAGAGACATTATCCCACACATCATCTAGGATTAGAACATGTTTTCCTACTTTCTTCAGAAGTTCTGATAAGATTGCAGCTCGTCTGACCTTGTTTCCTTCTTTGGGCATATACCCATTCAATGCATTTGCAATATCATCTTGTAACTTCACAATATCGAACTCCTTTGATATAGTAACCCAAATCACCCTTCCAAATTGTTGTTCTTTCAAAAGATCATTGTGGATGTGCTTCATGATGGTCGTTTTACCCACGCCGCCCATCCCCCAAACCCCAATCTTGCTCACTTGCTCCTGCATCAAACATGACCAAATCTCCTCTCTCACAGCTTCCTCACCAACTAGTTCAGATGTTAGCAGTGGCAACCCACCACTTGGACCATCAATGACAAGACTTTGAGAGAGATTAGGAGCTTTATCAAGAAATTTCTGCATTCCTCGAGTCATTTTATCAACCAACTTTCCATTGCATGCACGGCAAAGATATCCCCCATTTCCGACTTTATTTTCAACATTTTGTGCTTCTCTAATCATCATTTTCACATTTTCTAACCAATTTTCAACTCCCTTCTTTGGTATCTTTCCCACATGATGAAGCAGCTCTGCTTTCAATAGCATCTCTATATCTTCCATTTGACTATTCAGTTCATCTCTGATTCTCTTCAAGTTCCTCAGATAATTATTCAGCTTTCTATGGTACTGCAAGTATTTACAAATAGGAGTTCCGAGACAATTTGCCACGCAAACTGCAGGCTCTATGTATTCCATTGATTTGTCCCTGCAATCATATAAATAGAtgcatgtaaaaaaaaaaaactccaacaAAACATAGCCCTGCAATCAATTAAGAACACAATGAAGCAGTAGCTTTTATTGTATACAATTGTCGGATGAACCAAGAGGGGTTCTGCAATAATCAAAATCTGAATGGTGCATTGGATATTGAAGAAGTTTTGATAGCCACTCTAAGCATGAGAAAGGCACATGTAATGTAAAACCCCAAACCTTGAAATGGTTTAGACCTAAATCAAATGATTTTATCCCAAAGTCATAAACAATCCATAAGCAAAACCCCATGACCACAAAATCATAAACAATCATTGCATAGTGAATAAATCTCAGTGAAAGTGGGAAAGAAGTATAAAACCCAGACCCAGATAAAAGCATGCCATGAATTTATTAATAAGCttgaaagagaaataaggcaagcAAATTACCCTTGGTTCGCTGGGTCACAGCTTCtgattgaaagaaattaaaagcaGTGGGGAAAGGACCAAATCATAATAATAGTATGAGTTGTGGTTGACAAACACAGAAATGTATGAATCAATTTCTTCTTTGCCATTATTGTTTTATCTAGTTGATACAGATTTCTTCTTGAATACAGCTTGTGTCTACCAAATAATTAATTACTTTCAACTCCTTCATTCATAATTCTCAAAGTTATCCATAAAccttttattgaaattaatactattttttatatattttttttttacatccaTTGGTTGGTGTTCAACCTGATGTGATTAAAACATCTTCAAGCCATTGCATATGATTGTATAAAAGAttgaaacttttttaaaaaaataaaaaaataaaggctgatgataaaaaaaattaaaaaatataattaaagccATTTTGATAATACATATTAGTGACCAAATTTATTATCAAgtctattttataaattattaaattcttattttttgatttaaaattttaaagtataagTGTCGCAAAATCCCTTATACTATATCTTGTATTGCATTTTAAATTCAGAACTTAACATCTacacatttattcattttgaaccttattttttatttagaagtaaattagaaatttttgacACTAATAAAGTAAATAGTCAAAAAAAATCTTAAtacaaaaatcaattaagccattttaaattttaaaaattattaaaaatttataaaaattatatactcATTTTAAGATCCTTTAAAAACTCtcaaatacatattttttttaaataattaaatatactcattttaaatatatatatgtaaacccTTAATTGTTTTTTGgtctaacatttaaaaaaaagagaaattaatcaaaataagaggtcaagattaaattcaagaataaatatgaaactaaagc
The genomic region above belongs to Gossypium hirsutum isolate 1008001.06 chromosome D05, Gossypium_hirsutum_v2.1, whole genome shotgun sequence and contains:
- the LOC107944739 gene encoding probable disease resistance protein At1g61300, with protein sequence MEYIEPAVCVANCLGTPICKYLQYHRKLNNYLRNLKRIRDELNSQMEDIEMLLKAELLHHVGKIPKKGVENWLENVKMMIREAQNVENKVGNGGYLCRACNGKLVDKMTRGMQKFLDKAPNLSQSLVIDGPSGGLPLLTSELVGEEAVREEIWSCLMQEQVSKIGVWGMGGVGKTTIMKHIHNDLLKEQQFGRVIWVTISKEFDIVKLQDDIANALNGYMPKEGNKVRRAAILSELLKKVGKHVLILDDVWDNVSLEEVGIPEPSSSNGCKLVLTTRVEQVCKYMECKVIKVKPLSKEEALTLFLNKVGPNILQSPTLMPTLRLVVKECAGLPLTIVVIAGTLKGEDDPRIWKNALKDLKERIGKVEGVEAEVTERLKFSFNHLKDEKMKHCFLHCALYPEDYSIWKDELIESWIDEGFIDEMDTRQEMKDKGHAILKKLEDNSLLENVSYSDHKVKMHDAVRDMALSITSMNPRYMIQAGFQLKKLPEEEEWTVDIEKVSLMDNSISEISIDIVPLKCQRLTTLLLQDNPVKKISDSFFANMPCLSVLNLSSTKIKCLPNSISELKNLTALLLCGCEELSQLPSLSKLQGLKKLDLSYTIIEEVPEGMDMLINLRYLDLNVRTLKDVPTGLLPKLFCLEHFKLYRGKKISLKAEEVMPLEKLEFFYGRFEDLHELNKFVFSMQQCKKSLVKYLLQVGSSPCMYEGDKIISINELEYCGDELIMLPADIQELHICNCHNLRSLSEDISSFKNLMDLRASIIMDCQGIECVVSLSSFSSSYTHPFQSLELLSLSRLPKLSELIKVEEFGSVTTTILTLSAIFSHLKQIYIHNCSSMKTLLPHWLLPNLWNLEVIQVKSCDELVEILAAPTSEDEDKRSDASIKFHLPKLRVLRLMKLPKLKSICSKSGVMICDCLQRININNCPKIKRIPPFVPLVGNGQPYAYAPPSLKIMSSKKWWESLEWDDHPHFKIVLQPLWEVKHWYD